In Patescibacteria group bacterium, the sequence CAAACTGGGATGGACGGAATAACTAATAATGCCGCAAATAAACTAGCGCCGAAGGTGAAGCCTGTTTCAGTTTCAGGATTTTGCCAAGCCTTCTTAATTGTCGGAATACTTGCAAATCCATCTCCCAAGACGGCAAAAAGAATAGCCAATTTGGGTGAATCTATCCCTAACCAAAGTAATAAGGCGAAAACCGAACAAACGCCACAAAACAAATCAAAGGTTGTTAATTTCCAATAACTCTTAGGATTTATAAATGAGGCAATAAATACAATTAAAGGTAGAAAACCAGCCAAAAAAATACGACTTGTTGCCCAAATATCAGCATGACTGTATAACGCTGCTCCAGTACTAATTAAAGGTGCTAAAGCCCACATTGACCAAGTGATGCGATTTGGCTTAGTTATTCCTTTCAAAGTATCTCTAATATAAGCCACTGAACCTGATATGGCGACAAAAATACTTAAAATAACCAACCAATGAACGAAATTTATTCCTAATAGCATAATTTATTACTTGTTTTTAATTGATGTTATATCCTCTTTAAGTTTACTAAATTTAGCACAAATTAACAAATGGATTGAACTTGATTTAACTCGTTTAATTTGCTAAAATAATCTTATATTTAAAATTCGGGGGCGTCGTATAATGGTAGTACAGTGGTCTCCAAAACCACTAGCGTGGGTTCGATTCCTACCGCCCCTGCCAGTTAGAAAGCGTTCCAGAGACCCGAGTGCCCGGCCTTCGCCAAGGCTACGGCGGGCAGGCCACGGAAACTCATGGAAACTAAAAATACTGCTAATATTAACAGTATTTTTTGTTTAAAACTTTTATTTTAAGAATCTCATTATTACATCACTTAATTGCCTGGGCAATAATTTAGTTTTTGGCCAATATTCTCTGGCGCCTAATTTGATAAACTTTTGCTCGTCCTTGTCCGACTTTAAATTAGTAAACACTATTACAGGCAATACATCTGTAATATGCTTAGCATTTAACTTCTTTAAAATATCTTCACCCGATTCCGCTCCTAAAACAAGATCAAGCAATACCATGTCTGGTTTTTCTTTGGCCAGTATTTTTTCAACATCAGCATATTTTTTAGCATCAAAGACCATAAAACCATCCAGCTCTAATTGGGTTCTGTACATGAGAATTTGATCAGGATCATCCTCAACCATTAAAATTGTATATTTTTTATTAGTCATATTTAAATAGCTGATAATTGAACGAAGAAAGTTGTGCCCCGGCCTTCCTTAGATTCAAACCATATTTTCGCGCCAGGATGAGCATTGATGACTTTTTTGACAATAAATAATCCCAAGCCAGAACCATCTGTATGCAGTTCCTTGGCATTTGAAGCACGGCTGAATTTCCGAAAGAGTATCTTTTGTTCCTTTCCAGGAATACCTATGCCGCTATCCTTAATTTCCAATTGGGCAACCTTATCAATTCTTGATAATTTAATTGAAACTTCTTTATTCTCTGGCGTGTATTTCACGGCATTGTCAACCAGATTGCCAATGGCTTGTTCTAAATATTTTTTATCGCCTTTAATCATAATACCTGGAGTTATATCTGCAATAATCTTAATCTTTTTCTGTTCAGCTTCAGGCTGATTATAACTAACTATGTTGCTAACCGAAGCTGATAAATCCAGATCTTCCAGAGAATTTTTTAAATCCAATTCTTTTTCATCTAAGTCGCTG encodes:
- a CDS encoding response regulator; protein product: MTNKKYTILMVEDDPDQILMYRTQLELDGFMVFDAKKYADVEKILAKEKPDMVLLDLVLGAESGEDILKKLNAKHITDVLPVIVFTNLKSDKDEQKFIKLGAREYWPKTKLLPRQLSDVIMRFLK